The genome window AGTGAGGCCTGTTCTTTGGGGTTCCATGAGTCACAGTCTAGGCTCTGGGAGAATATCATCGGCCGTTCCAGGCCATTCTGTTTGTATTTGAAGAATCTTATAAATCAGGAAATGCCAGATCTGGATGTCCATGAAGATAGGATGTTTCATCAAATGAACAAGGTGGAAAGGAGCCTCATTCGGGTCGATGCTGATGAGATGACTTATAATTTACATATTATTCTGAGATTCCGCCTAGAAAGGGCACTTATTAACGGGGAAATACAGGTGGAAAATCTCCCAGAACTGTGGAATCAGGAATTATTTAATCTATTGGGTCTTAAAAATGAAAGTGATCGACTGGGTGTACTTCAGGATATCCACTGGTCCTGCGGTGATATGGGGTACTTTCCTACCTACACTTTGGGGAATATGTTTTCAGCACAGATTTGGAAACAAGTAAAACACGACATTCATGATGTGGATCAGCTGATTGAAAAAGGACAGTTTCAAGAGATACAATGCTGGCTCAAAGATCATGTTCATTCAAGAGCTGCACTTCTTACATCCACAGAAATGATGCATGAATTAAGCGGTTCTGATCCGGATACCTCATTCTTTATTGACTATCTCAAAGACAAACAACGGCAATTAAATGGTTGAAGACTACCGTTTCTGGAGTGCGCTGGTTCTATATTTTCTGGCTTCATGTATGAGTTCTTTTCTTTCTAGTCTGTATCGAAAGAAAAGGATTGTACCGGCCATGATTTTTCTCTCATTGATGCTTTTTTGTCTTATTGGACTTTGGATGACCATAACAGATGGCGTTAGTGTTTCAAGTTTTGTTAATAAAGCAAATGGAATCGTCTTTTTCTTGGGCGTAATAGGCGGTATTTTTCCCTTTTCTTTACCCCTGCTATTGATCATACCCTATATCTTTTCATTTTTTTTGAATGTCCCTGTGAGAGGATTGAGGGGTAACGAAGATAAAAGTTTGGGAGAACTACATTTTTATCCATCCAATGAAGGAGTCATGTCCCTGGAATGGCGTGGAGAGGATGGCACGTATCATATTCTCCAGTTGGAAGGTGAAAAAGTAGCCCTTGCCTTCGTTCGGCATACTGTTTCTGGAGAATTCTTCTTTCTCGAATCGGGGATTGAACCTCTTGGAATCGTTTCAGGCGGCCTTACTATTCCTGTCTCTGATCTGCCTGAAGAAAGTACCCCCTGGTTCTACTCTTTGAGAAGTGCTTCGTTCCAGGATTCCATCCTCTATCAGAATACTTATCCGGCATTAAAATATCTGTCTCCGGGCTATTTCAGTGTCTGGTCATACAAAGACATCGATGGCCAGCTTAGAATTATCAGGAAATAAGACTTCACTTATGGATTCATGAAATAATTCTTTCCCTTAAGAGTTGACATCACAAGAGGCTCAAAATACTATGAACCCATGACATTACCAAATAAACTAACAGTGGGGCGGATGATCCTGTCTCCAATATTTTTTATTCTGTATGTATTCACCGTTCGAAGTGAATCCATTCTACTTCAAGGCATGGTTGCCTTGTGGGTTATTCAGATCATCAGCGAAGTTTCAGACGTACTTGATGGACATGTGGCCAGGAAATACAATCTTGTATCGGATATGGGTAAGATTATGGATCCTTTTTCTGATGTTATAAGCAGGGTCACCTATTTCGTGTGCTTTACATATACGGGGTTGATGCCTCTTTGGGCTCTTATGATTATTCTCTGGAGGGAGTTTAGCATTATGTTCATCCGCATGGTTCTGGCCAAGGAAGGAACAGCGCTCGCTGCAAAATGGGGGGGTAAGGCTAAAGCCGTCTTTTATTTTATATCAGGAATCTTTGGTCTTTTTG of Oceanispirochaeta crateris contains these proteins:
- the pgsA gene encoding CDP-diacylglycerol--glycerol-3-phosphate 3-phosphatidyltransferase: MTLPNKLTVGRMILSPIFFILYVFTVRSESILLQGMVALWVIQIISEVSDVLDGHVARKYNLVSDMGKIMDPFSDVISRVTYFVCFTYTGLMPLWALMIILWREFSIMFIRMVLAKEGTALAAKWGGKAKAVFYFISGIFGLFVLTMKSLGSLAYMAELTMISRILFILAALSSLLSFIEYFVLFLKTDTMKQFIRE